One window of Myxocyprinus asiaticus isolate MX2 ecotype Aquarium Trade chromosome 6, UBuf_Myxa_2, whole genome shotgun sequence genomic DNA carries:
- the LOC127441956 gene encoding gap junction gamma-1 protein-like isoform X2 — protein MISTPSVMYLGYAIHKIARTSEEERRKKHRHQKRSHHSRWRDEHHQGEVLEGDDYDDAEPMLYEEDTLDAHEVKPETDKGKKQDLVKHDGRRKIMQEGLMRMYVLQLLSRAIFEVGFLTGQYLLYGFRVNPLYICNKIPCPHRVDCFVSRPTEKTIFLLIMYVVSCLCLLLNVCEMFHLGIGAFRDALLKRRSQGRQLSYGYPYSSNIPASPPGYNLVIKADKPGCIPNSMLSHDQNLASVVLEQHCTSPDENIPSDLASLHHHLRVAQEQLDMAFQTYSTKNAQTSRASSPVSGGTMTEQNRVNTAQEKQGARPKASTERAGTIVKNGKTSVWI, from the coding sequence ATGATATCCACCCCTTCTGTCATGTACCTGGGTTATGCCATACATAAGATCGCCCGTACCTCGGAGGAGGAACGGCGCAAGAAGCATAGACATCAGAAGAGGAGTCACCACAGCCGTTGGAGAGATGAACACCACCAAGGGGAGGTTTTAGAGGGTGATGATTATGATGATGCAGAGCCAATGCTCTATGAAGAAGACACTCTGGATGCACATGAGGTTAAACCAGAGACAGACAAGGGCAAAAAGCAAGATCTCGTGAAGCATGATGGTCGTCGCAAAATCATGCAAGAAGGGTTGATGAGGATGTATGTGCTTCAGCTTTTATCCCGTGCTATCTTTGAGGTAGGATTCCTCACGGGTCAGTATCTCCTTTACGGCTTTCGTGTGAACCCCTTGTACATCTGCAACAAGATCCCATGTCCACATCGAGTAGACTGTTTTGTTTCACGACCCACAGAGAAGACCATCTTTTTGCTCATCATGTATGTCGTGAGCTGTCTTTGTCTACTGCTCAACGTTTGTGAGATGTTCCACTTGGGAATTGGTGCATTTCGTGATGCTCTTCTTAAGCGTCGAAGCCAAGGCCGACAACTTTCCTACGGCTACCCTTACTCCAGCAACATACCTGCTTCTCCGCCAGGGTACAACCTAGTGATCAAAGCAGACAAACCAGGTTGCATTCCCAACAGCATGCTATCACATGACCAAAACTTGGCCAGTGTTGTCCTAGAGCAACATTGCACAAGTCCCGATGAGAACATTCCATCTGACCTGGCTAGCTTGCACCACCATTTACGGGTAGCTCAAGAACAACTGGACATGGCTTTTCAGACATACAGCACAAAAAATGCTCAGACTTCCAGAGCCAGCAGCCCTGTTTCTGGTGGCACAATGACGGAGCAGAATCGGGTCAACACAGCCCAGGAAAAACAGGGTGCGCGACCTAAAGCCAGCACTGAGAGGGCTGGGACAATAgtaaaaaatggaaaaacatCTGTGTGGATTTAA
- the LOC127441956 gene encoding gap junction gamma-1 protein-like isoform X1 → MSWSFLTRLLEEIHNHSTFVGKVWLTVLIIFRIVLTAVGGESIYSDEQTKFTCNTKQPGCDNVCYDSFAPLSHVRFWVFQIIMISTPSVMYLGYAIHKIARTSEEERRKKHRHQKRSHHSRWRDEHHQGEVLEGDDYDDAEPMLYEEDTLDAHEVKPETDKGKKQDLVKHDGRRKIMQEGLMRMYVLQLLSRAIFEVGFLTGQYLLYGFRVNPLYICNKIPCPHRVDCFVSRPTEKTIFLLIMYVVSCLCLLLNVCEMFHLGIGAFRDALLKRRSQGRQLSYGYPYSSNIPASPPGYNLVIKADKPGCIPNSMLSHDQNLASVVLEQHCTSPDENIPSDLASLHHHLRVAQEQLDMAFQTYSTKNAQTSRASSPVSGGTMTEQNRVNTAQEKQGARPKASTERAGTIVKNGKTSVWI, encoded by the coding sequence ATGAGTTGGAGCTTTCTCACTCGTCTTCTGGAGGAAATCCACAACCACTCCACGTTTGTGGGGAAAGTGTGGCTGACTGTGTTAATCATTTTCCGCATCGTTCTGACAGCAGTGGGAGGTGAGTCGATATACTCAGATGAGCAGACAAAGTTCACCTGCAACACTAAGCAGCCTGGCTGTGACAATGTATGCTACGATTCCTTCGCCCCACTCTCACATGTCCGGTTCTGGGTGTTCCAGATCATTATGATATCCACCCCTTCTGTCATGTACCTGGGTTATGCCATACATAAGATCGCCCGTACCTCGGAGGAGGAACGGCGCAAGAAGCATAGACATCAGAAGAGGAGTCACCACAGCCGTTGGAGAGATGAACACCACCAAGGGGAGGTTTTAGAGGGTGATGATTATGATGATGCAGAGCCAATGCTCTATGAAGAAGACACTCTGGATGCACATGAGGTTAAACCAGAGACAGACAAGGGCAAAAAGCAAGATCTCGTGAAGCATGATGGTCGTCGCAAAATCATGCAAGAAGGGTTGATGAGGATGTATGTGCTTCAGCTTTTATCCCGTGCTATCTTTGAGGTAGGATTCCTCACGGGTCAGTATCTCCTTTACGGCTTTCGTGTGAACCCCTTGTACATCTGCAACAAGATCCCATGTCCACATCGAGTAGACTGTTTTGTTTCACGACCCACAGAGAAGACCATCTTTTTGCTCATCATGTATGTCGTGAGCTGTCTTTGTCTACTGCTCAACGTTTGTGAGATGTTCCACTTGGGAATTGGTGCATTTCGTGATGCTCTTCTTAAGCGTCGAAGCCAAGGCCGACAACTTTCCTACGGCTACCCTTACTCCAGCAACATACCTGCTTCTCCGCCAGGGTACAACCTAGTGATCAAAGCAGACAAACCAGGTTGCATTCCCAACAGCATGCTATCACATGACCAAAACTTGGCCAGTGTTGTCCTAGAGCAACATTGCACAAGTCCCGATGAGAACATTCCATCTGACCTGGCTAGCTTGCACCACCATTTACGGGTAGCTCAAGAACAACTGGACATGGCTTTTCAGACATACAGCACAAAAAATGCTCAGACTTCCAGAGCCAGCAGCCCTGTTTCTGGTGGCACAATGACGGAGCAGAATCGGGTCAACACAGCCCAGGAAAAACAGGGTGCGCGACCTAAAGCCAGCACTGAGAGGGCTGGGACAATAgtaaaaaatggaaaaacatCTGTGTGGATTTAA